ATGCACCCCCATCGTGAACGCCTGCATGGAGCGGGGGGCGCTCATTAACTGCACATCGGGAAATGTACTGAGGTTTATGCCTCCGCTGATCGTTCAGGAAAAGGAAATTGACCATTTACTCGACATCCTCGACGACATCCTCGGGAGGGCATCATGAAGAGAGATTTCCTGACCCTCTGGGATTTATCTTCTGAAGAGATTTCTGCGGTCCTCGACAGGGCCCTCAAACTGAAGTCGGGAGAGGGAACAATGACCTGTCCCCTCATCGGGAGGAGCATCGGCCTTCTTTTTGAAAAGCCGTCGACACGGACGAGGGTATCGTTCGAGACGGGTATCTATCAACTAGGGGCGCAGCCGATATCACTCCACTCCGGTGAACTCCAGATCGGAAGGGGAGAGACGGTGGGAGATACGGCGAAAACGCTCTCGCGATACCTGAGCGGCATTGTGATCAGGACCTATGCCCATGCAAGGCTTGAAGCGTTCGCTTCTTCCGCCTCCGTACCGGTTATCAACGGCCTCTCCGACCTTCATCACCCCTGTCAGATCCTTGCCGACCTCATGACGATACTCGAAAAGAAGGGAAGGTTGAAGGGTATTCGCCTTGCCTATATCGGCGACGGTAACAATGTGGCGAATTCGCTCATAGAGGCCGCCGTCAGGATGGAGCTGAGTCTCGTATTGGCATGCCCTGAGGGATATGAACCTCATTCCGATATTCTTGACAAGGCGAGGGAGACTGCTAAGGGTGAGATCATCATCCTCAGGGACCCTCGGGAGGCTGCAGGCAGGGCCGATGTCATCTATACCGATGTGTGGGTCAGCATGGGACAGGAAAAGGAGGCTGGGGAGAGGGTGACCAAGTTCAGACCTTATCAGATTAACGATTCGCTCCTTTCCTGCGCCAAGGGAGACGTTATCGTGCTCCACTGCCTCCCTGCGCATCGCGGAGAGGAGATCACCGACGATGTTATGGATGGCCCCCACAGCGTGGTCTTTGACCAGGCCGAAAATAGGCTTCATGCGCAGAAAGCCCTCATGGAGTTTCTGATCAGGTAGGTTGGAAAACAGACTTTCCATAATTCCCCTCGGAGGCGTTGAGGAGATAGGCCTCAACTCCACAGTCTTCGAATATGCCGACGACATGATCATCGTTGATGCCG
Above is a genomic segment from Thermodesulfovibrionales bacterium containing:
- the argF gene encoding ornithine carbamoyltransferase, which translates into the protein MKRDFLTLWDLSSEEISAVLDRALKLKSGEGTMTCPLIGRSIGLLFEKPSTRTRVSFETGIYQLGAQPISLHSGELQIGRGETVGDTAKTLSRYLSGIVIRTYAHARLEAFASSASVPVINGLSDLHHPCQILADLMTILEKKGRLKGIRLAYIGDGNNVANSLIEAAVRMELSLVLACPEGYEPHSDILDKARETAKGEIIILRDPREAAGRADVIYTDVWVSMGQEKEAGERVTKFRPYQINDSLLSCAKGDVIVLHCLPAHRGEEITDDVMDGPHSVVFDQAENRLHAQKALMEFLIR